The following proteins are co-located in the Rhodococcus opacus B4 genome:
- a CDS encoding ABC transporter permease encodes MTTTLESRTHAGPQPIPEARNRISLEQSVANTLTMAHRGLLKIKHNPEQLFDVVVQPIIFTLMFTYIFGGAISGDVASYLPIIIPGILVQTVITTSIVTGTQLREDMDKGVFDRFKSLPIARIAPLSGALLADVVRYGIATTITFTVGIAMGYRPGGGVVGVLSAGALVVVCAFSISWIFALMGVLMSKASSVQGISMLILFPLTFMSNAFVPANTMPGWMQAFVNVNPVSHVVTAVRELVNDGHFGVHVVWSLLGAAVIVAVMAPLTVRTYMRKA; translated from the coding sequence ATGACCACCACCCTCGAATCCCGCACTCACGCTGGCCCCCAACCGATTCCGGAGGCCCGCAACCGGATCAGTCTCGAGCAGTCCGTTGCCAACACGCTGACCATGGCACACCGCGGTCTGCTCAAGATCAAGCACAATCCGGAGCAACTGTTCGACGTCGTCGTCCAGCCGATCATCTTCACGCTGATGTTCACGTACATCTTCGGTGGCGCGATCTCCGGCGACGTGGCGTCGTATCTGCCGATCATCATCCCGGGCATCCTGGTCCAGACGGTGATCACCACGTCGATCGTGACGGGCACCCAGTTGCGGGAAGACATGGACAAGGGCGTCTTCGACCGTTTCAAGTCGCTGCCGATCGCCCGCATCGCTCCGCTGTCGGGCGCGCTCCTGGCGGACGTCGTGCGGTACGGCATCGCCACGACCATTACGTTCACCGTCGGCATCGCGATGGGCTACCGGCCCGGCGGCGGTGTCGTGGGCGTGCTGTCGGCCGGAGCGCTGGTCGTCGTCTGCGCGTTCTCGATCAGCTGGATCTTCGCGCTGATGGGCGTCCTGATGAGCAAAGCATCTTCGGTGCAGGGCATTTCGATGCTGATCCTGTTTCCGCTGACGTTCATGTCCAACGCGTTCGTGCCCGCGAACACGATGCCCGGCTGGATGCAGGCGTTCGTGAACGTCAACCCTGTGTCGCATGTCGTGACGGCGGTGCGTGAACTCGTCAACGACGGCCACTTCGGGGTCCACGTGGTGTGGTCGCTGCTCGGCGCCGCCGTGATCGTCGCGGTCATGGCGCCGCTGACGGTCCGGACGTACATGCGCAAGGCCTGA
- the tatA gene encoding Sec-independent protein translocase subunit TatA produces the protein MGALSPSHWAIIAVVLVVLFGSKKLPDAARGLGRSMRILKTEVGELQADAPEPEK, from the coding sequence GTGGGGGCACTGAGCCCGAGCCACTGGGCAATCATCGCGGTGGTCCTCGTGGTGCTGTTTGGGTCGAAGAAACTCCCGGACGCCGCCCGCGGGCTGGGCCGGTCGATGCGGATCCTCAAGACGGAGGTGGGGGAGTTGCAGGCGGACGCCCCCGAACCGGAGAAATAG
- a CDS encoding Rid family hydrolase produces MKSIRTKAVTAALAASALIFGATSCSSDEAAADAPSSTFVSKSVLEAGEANPMIAQGVVIGGGTAVYKSSGIGPGASNNAAPEGTPESYIDTDVFAGGALPAGVTITEAQGINALKRIRDNLEAQGLTLEDVVTMRVFLDNAPGTDRADYAGWNRAYRQFFANTNLDTEDTELVPLGTAEPAAPMERNSARPSRFALEVASLPAAGWLVEVEVDAVYPDGEEPQ; encoded by the coding sequence GTGAAGTCGATTCGTACCAAGGCCGTCACCGCGGCCCTCGCGGCCTCCGCTCTGATTTTCGGGGCGACGTCGTGCTCCTCCGACGAGGCGGCGGCAGATGCGCCGAGCAGCACCTTCGTCTCCAAGTCGGTTCTCGAAGCTGGAGAAGCGAATCCGATGATCGCGCAGGGCGTGGTGATCGGTGGCGGCACCGCCGTCTACAAGTCGAGCGGAATCGGCCCCGGCGCGTCCAACAATGCAGCCCCCGAGGGCACCCCCGAGTCCTACATCGACACCGACGTGTTCGCGGGCGGCGCACTTCCGGCAGGCGTCACGATCACCGAGGCGCAGGGCATCAACGCGCTGAAGCGGATTCGCGACAATCTCGAGGCGCAGGGGCTGACCCTCGAAGACGTCGTGACCATGCGGGTGTTCCTCGACAACGCACCCGGCACCGACCGCGCCGACTACGCCGGCTGGAACCGCGCCTACCGGCAGTTCTTCGCGAACACCAACCTCGACACGGAAGACACGGAACTGGTCCCGCTCGGCACTGCGGAACCCGCTGCCCCGATGGAACGGAACTCCGCGCGGCCCAGCCGGTTCGCGCTGGAGGTCGCGAGCCTGCCCGCCGCCGGCTGGCTCGTCGAGGTCGAGGTGGACGCCGTGTACCCCGACGGCGAGGAGCCCCAGTAG
- a CDS encoding flavin monoamine oxidase family protein encodes MKGLGATGGAGLAYGAMSTLGLAPSTAAPARTFQPLAAGDLIGKVKGSHSVVVLGGGPAGLCSAFELQKAGYEVTVLEARTRPGGRVWTARAGTEETDLNGETQKCTFSDGHFYNVGATRIPQSHITLDYCRELGVEIQGFGNQNANTFVNYKSDTSLSNQSVTYRAAKADTFGYMSELLKKATDQGALDQVLTREDKDALSEFLSDFGDLSDDGRYLGSSRRGYESEPGAGLNFGTEKKPFAMQEVIRSGIGRNFSFDFGYDQAMMMFSPVGGMDRIYYAFQDRIGTDNIVFGAEVTSMKNVSGGVTVEYTADGARKSITADYAICTIPPHLVGRLQNNLPADVLTALKAAKPSSSGKLGIEYSRRWWETEDRIYGGASNTDKDISQIMFPYDHYNSDRGVVVAYYSSGKRQEAFESLTHRQRLAKAIAEGSEIHGEKYTRDISSSFSGSWRRTKYSESAWANWAGSGGSHGGAATPEYEKLLEPVEKIYFAGDHLSNAIAWQHGALTSARDVVTHIHQRVAQEA; translated from the coding sequence ATGAAGGGACTCGGGGCCACCGGGGGTGCGGGCCTCGCGTACGGCGCGATGTCGACGCTCGGGCTCGCGCCGTCGACCGCCGCGCCCGCCCGCACCTTCCAGCCTCTCGCGGCAGGCGACCTCATCGGCAAGGTGAAGGGCAGCCACTCCGTCGTCGTCCTCGGCGGCGGTCCCGCCGGACTGTGTTCCGCGTTCGAATTGCAGAAGGCCGGATACGAGGTGACCGTCCTCGAGGCCCGCACCCGGCCCGGCGGCCGCGTCTGGACCGCCCGCGCCGGAACGGAGGAGACCGACCTGAACGGTGAGACGCAGAAATGCACGTTCTCGGACGGCCACTTCTACAACGTCGGCGCCACACGCATCCCGCAGAGCCACATCACCCTCGACTACTGCCGCGAACTCGGCGTGGAGATCCAGGGCTTCGGGAACCAGAACGCGAACACGTTCGTGAACTACAAGAGCGACACGTCGTTGTCGAACCAGTCCGTCACCTACCGCGCGGCGAAGGCCGACACATTCGGCTACATGTCGGAGCTGCTGAAGAAGGCCACCGATCAGGGCGCTCTCGACCAGGTGCTGACCCGCGAGGACAAGGACGCGCTCTCGGAGTTCCTCAGCGACTTCGGCGACCTCTCCGACGACGGCCGCTACCTCGGATCCTCGCGTCGCGGTTACGAATCCGAACCCGGAGCCGGATTGAACTTCGGCACCGAGAAGAAGCCGTTCGCGATGCAGGAAGTGATCCGCAGCGGCATCGGCCGCAACTTCAGCTTCGACTTCGGCTACGACCAGGCGATGATGATGTTCTCCCCGGTCGGCGGCATGGACCGGATCTACTATGCGTTCCAGGACCGGATCGGCACCGACAACATCGTCTTCGGCGCCGAGGTGACGTCGATGAAGAACGTGTCCGGCGGTGTCACCGTCGAGTACACCGCCGATGGCGCGAGGAAATCGATCACCGCCGACTACGCGATCTGCACCATCCCGCCGCACCTCGTCGGGCGACTGCAGAACAATCTGCCCGCCGACGTGCTCACCGCGCTGAAGGCGGCCAAGCCGTCGTCGTCCGGGAAGCTCGGCATCGAGTACTCGCGCCGGTGGTGGGAGACCGAGGACCGCATCTACGGCGGCGCGTCCAACACCGACAAGGACATCTCGCAGATCATGTTCCCGTACGACCACTACAACTCCGACCGGGGTGTGGTCGTGGCCTACTACAGCAGCGGCAAGCGGCAAGAGGCGTTCGAATCCCTCACGCACCGCCAACGGCTCGCGAAGGCGATCGCGGAGGGCTCGGAGATCCACGGCGAGAAGTACACCCGCGACATCTCCTCGTCGTTCTCCGGTAGCTGGCGGCGCACCAAGTACTCCGAGAGTGCCTGGGCGAACTGGGCGGGAAGCGGCGGCTCGCACGGCGGGGCCGCCACGCCCGAGTACGAGAAGCTGCTCGAACCCGTCGAGAAGATCTACTTCGCCGGCGATCACCTGTCCAACGCCATCGCCTGGCAGCACGGCGCCCTGACGTCCGCCCGCGACGTCGTCACCCACATCCATCAGCGCGTGGCCCAGGAAGCCTGA
- a CDS encoding APC family permease, giving the protein MSALSDAIARSFAIGEPERQALSPLRALGRRQLSGVEVLAQSVATTAPAVSMVVLPVTMFTHQMLLSGLITIVVATVVVSLIAICVSQFTRRMAAAGGLYSFVFQGLGTRAALTAGVAMLTKYVGSAVMTLYHGGQAVIATLGFFGLELRGPAERLLVYAGIAIVILACLVRGVRFAALAILAVESCSLLFIAGLMIVTGAGGQQALVPPSDSAYGPLLMTLAAVFALAGFESATFFGPEAKRPLATVTRTVMLTPMICGGLFIFSAWAAWSGRTDTLVNAYLHGTGTGVDPAVVIALNLGLGTSWLASSMASSNAASRLLYSMGIETVVPRLFARVHRGYRTPYAALAVIVCVVCGGAATFGLVGKSAAFGHVQLIARTAVVAAYVLVAVASVFFLRRIGEHTPLVLAAGVSGSAAGGIVLAYMLFVNVAHGFTMVPAVVLALLLSGSAWQLYLRWRYPASLRSMGVFDTAETDDVLPGAGVFATDAAGNVALTAAGRTPGSR; this is encoded by the coding sequence ATGTCAGCCCTTTCCGACGCCATCGCGCGTTCGTTCGCCATCGGCGAGCCCGAACGTCAGGCATTGTCGCCGTTGCGGGCACTGGGCCGGAGGCAGTTGTCGGGCGTCGAAGTACTCGCCCAGTCGGTGGCCACGACGGCACCGGCGGTGTCGATGGTGGTTCTGCCCGTCACCATGTTCACCCACCAGATGCTGCTGAGCGGTCTGATCACGATCGTCGTCGCAACCGTGGTCGTCTCCCTCATCGCGATCTGTGTCTCGCAGTTCACGCGGCGTATGGCGGCCGCGGGTGGTCTCTACAGTTTCGTGTTCCAGGGACTCGGCACCCGGGCCGCGCTGACCGCGGGCGTCGCGATGCTCACCAAATACGTGGGCAGCGCGGTGATGACGCTGTACCACGGTGGCCAGGCCGTGATCGCGACGCTCGGCTTCTTCGGACTGGAGTTGCGCGGGCCGGCCGAGCGCCTCCTCGTCTACGCCGGGATCGCGATCGTGATCCTCGCCTGCCTGGTCCGCGGGGTGCGGTTCGCGGCCCTCGCCATCCTCGCCGTCGAATCGTGCTCGTTGCTGTTCATCGCCGGTCTGATGATCGTGACGGGTGCGGGCGGCCAGCAGGCCCTTGTGCCACCGTCGGATTCGGCGTACGGGCCGCTGCTCATGACGCTGGCCGCGGTGTTCGCCCTGGCCGGTTTCGAGAGCGCCACGTTCTTCGGTCCGGAGGCCAAGCGCCCCCTCGCCACCGTGACCCGCACCGTGATGCTGACGCCGATGATCTGCGGCGGCCTGTTCATCTTCTCGGCGTGGGCCGCGTGGTCCGGCCGCACCGACACCTTGGTCAACGCGTACCTGCACGGCACCGGCACCGGTGTCGACCCGGCCGTGGTGATCGCCCTGAACCTCGGGTTGGGCACGTCGTGGCTGGCGTCGTCGATGGCGTCGTCGAATGCCGCGTCGCGCCTGCTGTATTCGATGGGGATCGAAACCGTCGTTCCGCGCCTGTTCGCCCGGGTGCACCGCGGCTACCGCACCCCGTACGCGGCGCTGGCCGTCATCGTGTGCGTCGTGTGCGGAGGTGCCGCGACGTTCGGCCTCGTCGGCAAATCGGCGGCGTTCGGTCATGTGCAGTTGATCGCCCGAACGGCGGTGGTCGCGGCGTACGTGCTGGTGGCGGTGGCGTCGGTGTTCTTCCTCCGCCGGATCGGAGAGCACACGCCCCTCGTCCTCGCGGCCGGAGTCTCGGGCAGCGCCGCCGGCGGAATCGTGCTGGCCTACATGCTGTTCGTGAACGTGGCGCACGGTTTCACGATGGTCCCGGCCGTGGTGCTGGCCCTGTTGCTGTCGGGTTCGGCGTGGCAGCTGTACCTGCGGTGGCGCTACCCGGCGAGCCTGCGGTCGATGGGTGTGTTCGACACGGCGGAGACGGACGACGTGCTGCCGGGGGCCGGGGTGTTCGCGACGGATGCCGCCGGGAACGTCGCGTTGACGGCGGCTGGACGCACGCCCGGGTCTCGGTGA
- a CDS encoding IclR family transcriptional regulator has protein sequence MGARAGEIAGHEPRAVQKALALLEAVAQLGSGATARDIAAHAGIPQATAYRLLNLLTADGYLVRIADLSGFALGRRTRQLAGADAAPDPVDHHAVLDELREQVRFGVHLASFDGGRVRLVDRDPDHELSGETAIAAHLHASAIGKVLLASRPELVPPSLRRVTSSTITDVRTLRAELDAVRHTGSAREVDEVRVGRSAVAVPVRDAQNAVTGCLAAIGKTGRLAVDDPELTDLLRSCAARVGGWVPA, from the coding sequence ATGGGCGCCCGAGCCGGGGAGATCGCGGGCCACGAACCGCGCGCCGTGCAGAAGGCACTCGCCCTGCTCGAGGCGGTCGCGCAACTCGGGTCCGGGGCGACCGCGAGAGACATAGCCGCACACGCGGGGATCCCCCAGGCCACGGCGTACCGGCTGCTCAATCTCCTGACCGCCGACGGATATCTGGTGCGGATCGCCGACCTGTCCGGGTTCGCGCTGGGCCGCCGGACCCGGCAGCTGGCGGGTGCCGACGCCGCACCCGACCCGGTCGACCACCACGCCGTCCTCGACGAGTTGCGGGAGCAGGTCCGTTTCGGCGTTCACCTGGCGTCGTTCGACGGCGGCCGGGTGCGCCTCGTCGACCGGGATCCCGACCACGAACTCAGCGGCGAGACCGCGATCGCCGCACACCTGCACGCGTCCGCCATCGGCAAGGTCCTTCTCGCGTCTCGTCCCGAACTGGTCCCGCCGAGCCTGCGCAGGGTGACGTCGTCGACCATCACCGACGTCCGCACGCTGCGGGCCGAACTCGACGCCGTCCGGCACACCGGTTCGGCCCGCGAGGTCGACGAAGTGCGTGTCGGCCGCAGCGCGGTCGCCGTTCCGGTGCGCGACGCGCAGAACGCGGTGACCGGGTGCCTCGCGGCGATCGGGAAGACGGGACGGCTGGCGGTCGACGACCCGGAACTCACCGACCTTCTACGCTCCTGCGCGGCGCGGGTCGGCGGCTGGGTGCCCGCGTGA